The Impatiens glandulifera chromosome 8, dImpGla2.1, whole genome shotgun sequence genome includes a window with the following:
- the LOC124911474 gene encoding cold-responsive protein kinase 1-like, translated as MVFRCFGSSSVDRRRNTVQAQQEVSENLLGSVKNFSYDELRKATNDFNFSNKIGRGGFGIVYKGILKNGMPVAVKVLSSESKQGSKEFLTEINTIANVKHPNLVELIGCYNQGMRRMLVYEYLENNSLDHALLGSKRTTNLEWGKRSAICIGTAKGLAYLHEELDPSIVHRDIKASNILLDKDFIPKIGDFGLAKLFPDTITHISTKVAGTTGYLAPEYMFGGQLTRKADVYSFGILILEVVSGRSNTRSNWGGLEKLLLEWAWELYEEERLIELVDNEMEDFPKNEVIRYMKVALFCTQAAANRRPLMSQVVEMLSRKIRLNEKELTAPGYFQYAGESSQSHKNGKLSDETSTSYQMSSAPFSITQVSPR; from the exons ATGGTGTTCCGCTGCTTTGGTTCATCAAGTGTAGATCGTCGAAGAAATACAGTTCAAGCTCAGCAAGAAGTATCAG AAAATCTACTTGGAAGTGTTAAGAATTTCTCCTACGATGAGTTGAGAAAAGCAACAAACGACTTTAATTTTAGCAACAAGATTGGAAGAGGAGGTTTTGGGATTGTTTACAAG gGAATCCTTAAAAACGGGATGCCAGTTGCTGTAAAAGTGCTCTCTTCTGAATCAAAGCAAGGATCAAAAGAATTCCTGACGGAGATTAATACCATAGCAAATGTCAAACATCCGAACCTTGTCGAGTTGATTGGGTGCTACAACCAAGGAATGAGGAGGATGTTGGTGTATGAATATCTCGAAAACAACAGTCTTGACCATGCATTATTAG GTTCAAAGAGAACCACAAACTTGGAATGGGGAAAGAGATCTGCAATTTGCATTGGCACGGCTAAGGGACTAGCTTATCTCCACGAAGAACTTGATCCGTCTATAGTGCATAGAGACATTAAAGCAAGTAACATTCTTCTTGACAAGGATTTCATTCCGAAAATTGGAGACTTCGGATTGGCTAAGCTCTTTCCTGATACAATCACGCATATCAGCACAAAAGTGGCTGGCACAAC CGGTTACCTAGCACCTGAATACATGTTTGGTGGTCAACTTACGAGGAAAGCTGATGTATACAGCTTCGGCATTCTCATACTTGAAGTAGTAAGTGGGAGAAGCAACACAAGGTCAAATTGGGGAGGGTTGGAAAAACTTCTCCTTGAATGG GCATGGGAGTTGTATGAGGAAGAAAGACTAATAGAATTGGTGGACAATGAAATGGAAGATTTTCCGAAAAATGAAGTGATCAGGTACATGAAGGTAGCCCTGTTTTGCACACAAGCAGCAGCCAACCGGAGACCGTTAATGAGCCAGGTTGTTGAGATGCTATCAAGGAAAATCAGGTTAAACGAAAAGGAACTCACAGCACCCGGATACTTCCAATACGCGGGAGAGTCTTCACAATCCcataaaaatggaaaattatCGGATGAGACCTCCACTAGCTACCAGATGAGCTCTGCTCCATTCAGCATCACTCAGGTTAGCCCAAGATGA